The following DNA comes from Salvelinus sp. IW2-2015 linkage group LG1, ASM291031v2, whole genome shotgun sequence.
GAGATCAGCAGTGTTGGAAACTTAGTGACTGTCCCTATATTTCGTGAGTTATCAGACTGCACCAGCCACTTAACGGTCAAATATTCAGGCGACAAATTCAGCTACTTCTCAGGCTGCCTTTGGGGGAGTTTAGACATAGCATTTAGCgatttttcacactcaattcTACAGCAAACGAGAGTGGGAGAAGATGTCTGTGCAGAAGTCACAGCAACAGTGCACGTACAGGAAGGAAACACGGGTAGGAAGGCAAAAACGCTATGTCGGGGATCGCAGCAAGGCAAATGGGTGCTGTGACATCGTCACGGCAAAACGTCACCAATCGATTTATCAAGGTGCCAGGAGACGATTTCGCTGAAACATATTTGGTAACATTGGAGATTAGATGCGCCGACGTCTCTTTCCTAGCAGTTGAGCAAGGTCGAACAAAGATTGACAAACAATTTAACGTTAGCGTGTGAAGAAAACAATGTAAGCTGCCAAGAAACACTAGTCACTAATAGACTTTCAGATAAATTCAAACTTCATGACTGAGCTTCTAAAAATGAATCTTTCAGGAGCACAGGTTGCTGCACGAGGTGGGATATGAGACTACAGACTGACCAAAAACAAAccgcaacatgtagtgttggtcccatgtttcatgagctgaaatcccAGAAATTATCCATACACAAAGCTTcattctcaaattttgtgcacaaatgtgtttacatccctgttagtgaggatttATCCTttaccaaaataatccatccacagcatatcaagaaactgattaaacagcatggtcattacacaggtgcaccttgcactGTTCTTCACCTTCAGGATCATCTAatggggggtgctgaggagtatttctgtctaataaagcccttttgtggaaaaaaacgaattctgattggctgggcatggctccccagtgggtgggtctatgcccttcaaggcccacccatggctgcaccccttcccagtcatgtgaaaagcATAGATAAAGGCCTAAtacatgtatttaaattgactgatttccttattaggaactataactcagtcaaatctttgaaactattgcgtttctatttttgttcagtatagttctgtGATTAGCTACCCGCAATGAAACAAAACCGCAGAATTAGTTTGAAAATAGTTAAGGCAGCAATTTCGTTGCTATAAATCACAACCTTCACGTGCTCATACTTGACTTGTTCAGTTCTCACATCTATTGTTAGGCGCATATTCAAAAGTGGTCGCACTGTAGTGCCCAGTTGTTTCCGTAGCTACAGTGTGCCCTAAATTAACACCCCCCTTTGCTTCCATATTGATGTAATGTTTACCAGCGGGTGGCCGCATGCGTCCATGGAAGTAGTCAGGCAAAGGAGCCCTCTGTAGGAAGAGTGGAGGCGAGGGCCCCCTGTGCTGAAGACCAGGCCCAGGGGGTGGAGGGGCGTCAGTGCTGCCTAGCACGCTGTGGAGGGTAGGGGAGCCGCTACGGGGAGGGCCCTGGGCACCTAGAAGCTCCTGTAGCAATTACACACACTGCTCAGACAGGACCAACACTCCAACTGAGCCACAGAACATAACACCAGCCCCTTATTCCTTCGAAAGCACCCCAACCAGAATGCTACAGCCTATCAAACTCAACAGCTTAAAATAAGTACTATTTTAACAGAGTTCCACACACCCACCCTGATAACACGAGCTAGCCCCAAACTACACACCTGGAATACGTTCTTCTGCGATGGGGCAGGCACTGTGGCTTCAGGCAGGGGCACTATAGCAGGGTCTGTGGGCTGATTGAGCTGTAACGGGTGGAAGAACGTGCAATCAGACAGCAGCCTTGGTTGTGGACACGCTTTTAAAACCAATCCCTCTGGGCATTTTTCACTTGCATAAATGTTATGCATCAGACCAATTAACACTGTTAGACATTGCATTGCTACAATGTTGTCAAATGTCCAAATACAAGTTACTTAGACATCATCCAATGGAAAATTATGAGATTGTAATGACATAACTGTAACAACCTATTTGACTAAATTCTAACGTTGTAGCAGATGACCAAAATGCAACATTAATTGATCATCAGATATGAAAAGCCCATTGGGATGGAGAAGAGCATAGCATGGCTCAGCCAGAGGCAATGAAATGGTCATGAATGTAGATATACCTCCATGCCCAGAGACCAAAGTGACAGACCCTGACAAATTCACCAgggcacaacccccccccccccaaatgtccCAGGACATAAGGGTAATCCAGTCTAATTTGATAAAGGTTAACATTAAGGtttaatataaatacaaatattctgtATGCAATCATTTGATTGACATGTTAGTTCATAGGGGTTCATGTGAATCCAGAACAACTCTTGGGAGGAACTCAAACTATACAAATTTATGCCCATCATTTTCCAGACCTGACAACTATTAGTCTAGGAGTTCAGTTATGGTTAGGATGCTAGCTTGCATGCATCATTTGGTTTTGAGAACCTTTATGTAGCGCTTACATGTGATGTAAGAGGCCAAACTTTCAGCAGCACACGCGCAAGGGTCAGTTTACCTGAAGCGGCATGCAGCTCAAAGCCGCTAAGGTTTACACATCCAGCATTACCTTAGGCAGCTTGCCGACAGGACAGTCGGTGCTTTTAAAACATCATCCGAGAGCGGCACACTTACGTTGCTGTTCACTTGGTTGGCTTTGGGGTGGGTAGGCAGAGTTCCACTTGCCTTCATGCTGCTGACCAGCTTGTTGAAGGCTGACATGTCAGGGTCTCTGGCCTGTGACCTAGGCGGCCCTGCACTGGGGCCTACACCGCCTGTTAGAGCCTGCTCCAAGTGCTCAGCCATGAAGGGCGTGCCACTGCTGGTGTTGCCTCTGATTCCTCCCCGATGCGGATTCTGGTGCAGTTTCCGATGAGACTGGTGYTTCTGCTCAGAGCCCACRTTCAGCCCCTTCAggcctccctccacctcctccagagaGAGCACTACACCAGAGTTAGCTAGGGGACAAGATGAGGGCTTTAGAGSTGTTGGAAAAGCGTACATATCTTACTACAAATTCAACATTAGGCAGCAAACAaaagaaagcagactgaaacatggAACTGTTTAATAAGAAACAATTGTTTTCCCATTACAAAATGTTTTCGTGCTCTAATGAAACGASCAATGGAAATTAAGTACTGGTCACATGAACAATTGCTACTTACTGCTCTGCTGTAGCCGTTgcttgttgacgttgaggctggaGAGAAGAGGCTTCAGGTCTATCTTGGCCTTGTGTAACAGCTCCAGAATGTCCACCTTGTCCCGGTGCTCCACTGACTGGATGGGGGTGAAGTAGGGGACAGGGCCCATCTGGCTGGGGGACGTGCAGCGGGGGTCTTGCCCTGAGAGACAGTAAGTAACAGTTGCCAAAAAACTAATTAGAAAACGTGCGCAGTCATCAAAACAGAAAGCATCATGGAGTCCTTAGAGGGGTTTGTATGTAATTTCAGGAATTGTGGCTATTAAAAWAAWWATAATAATTATGAACCGTCATATCAAAACAGAAATGTGGCTTTATGATTATATGAAAAATGTGTTTCAGGGTGGTCCTCCATATGCAAAAGACTGTATATAATTTCACATTATGAAATCatgtttccatttttttttttatacttaacTAAATAAAGGAGGGCCAATGTTTGCGAGGATGTGTTCCAGGTTGCTAAATATGCATTTCCCTTACTTGAATTCCATGCTGGGttacaaaaaacaaatatataaaaatacaatGTGTATTTGATCAGTCCCGCCAMGATTCCGCAAGTGCAATTTCTCTTGCAAAATCAACAATGACTGCTCTTTTTCCACAGAAAGTAGTCAAATAATGGAAGtattatctaaaaaaaaaaaaaccctcgTGGCAGTACAAAAGAGGGCTCGCAATTTCAACCAATCACTACACATTTACCGCATTatatggttcaatcaagccacaTGTCAAACTCTCCCTCGTCAGCGCATTTTCCCAACAAATATTCCACATTGCCATGCAAAACAGTAGAATtgcaacacacaaaaaaatctatttttgtacGTAATTATCACAAAACATCCCTGCAAAGTCCTGGAGGGACTGTTTGATCCTTAAAGTAAGGTCAACACATTAGTATTcatcaaaaatatttatttccGAAGCAGCCCCCTTACCAGCCAGTCTCTCCAGCTCCTCATGGGGGGTGGAGCGCAGGCTGGAGGAGTGGCTGCCTGAGGGACTCAGGTTGCTGGAGAACCACCGGCTGAAACGGCTGGCCGAAACAGGGCCCTCCCCCAGAACATCCTCTATCATCTGCAACACAGAACCAGAGGCCAGTCAGATGCAAGCTCCTGGTCCAGAGTGGCTGACTGCTAAAGGGTGGGTGTGAGCAAAGGTTGCACTTACGTTTACGGCGCTGTCCATCTGCACTTTTGGGCTTTTTTTGGATGCATTTTGTCAGTGCTTTTTGACGGTATTGTACTCTTTCTTCATTGAATCTGTACTTTATTTCCCTATCCCATAGCTAATTTCCTTTTTTATAGATTCCTTCACAAGGTATTGTAATAAGTGCTGAATAAACTGGAACAGATGGGCATAAATTTGCATTGACTGAAACCTAACAAAACCACCATACTGGAGGTACAACCTGTTGCCTTACGACAACGTTTCACTGGAAAATGACAACACATCAAGAAAACcttagaaataaataaacatcgtCCTGGCCAGGGTGACAATACTGCCACTACCACCACCCATCCAAACAGGCAAAGGACAGTACCATGTGATWAAACCATGGAACTAACCAGTGTAGGTTAAAGGGATAGMtcacccaaattacaaaataatattggtttccttaccctgtaagcattttgtggacaaggtatgacagcaatctatGCTTTGGTTTGATTTCCATGGCAGTTTTCACATGCtaacaaatgcaaaaaaaaatgcgTGTGGAAACATTGCCAGGGAAACTAAAGCACGGACTGCCAAAATACTTGGTCCACACACTGCTTACTTGTTAACTAAAATGACACATTTGTTTCcttaactatccctttaacctaCACTGAAKACTTAAAAGAAAAGGACCATGTGTAGCCAACTACAACCCAGTGTGTGATGCATTTAGATACGACTTAGAACACATTACTGTGGACATTAGCCCAGAGAGCACAACGTATAGCACCCAAAACACACCTTAAACATGCAGTGCTCCCCAGGACTTACAGAGGCCAGTCCTGGCATGGTCTTCTCCAGATTGAAGAACTCATTGAAGTCAAAGTCTCCAGATGTCTGCTCTGGGAGGACCGCTGGGTGTGGGACCTCCTGGTCTGCTGTAGAGTGAGAGTCTTTTACTACCTGCTCTGGCTCCTCCGCAAGCCCACCATTACATTCCACTGCAATAAACAGGAGTGCAAATAAACATTAAGGGTAGCTTCTTTCCATAAACAATCCGATGGCATACAGTAACGTACAGAAAACACTACTGATCATTCGGTGTCTAGAGCCCCAAAAAAAMAAACCTTAGGACATACCTGTACATTGTAAAGGAAGAAACACTATGCTCATGACCCACAAACATTGACCCTCACATCAGTGTGGTCATaattagaaaataaatacacCACGAGACATCAAGGAGCCTATTCAGACTTGCGATAAGTTCATTTTGATATTCTACGGTACTTTTGTATGCTTTtaagccagtagttctgaaagtagcgcccACGAGCCAACTGTCCCAGAAAATTGCCTACTACGTCACAATGTACATATATGTGCACCAAGTTAATGCTCCCCTCGCTCTACTACGTGTTCATTCAATGGCTGACACTCAAACTGGCTCACGTGGGGGTGGGTGTAGTGGAAGTTGTGCTGCACATCTTCCagaaaacagttgctttcaaactagggatttcatggctaattgaggtaagactaATTCTGCTCAgactatgcatgtatgaactacacattcacacagacagcTCAAAGTGGGAGGTCCAAAAAATAAAGTAGTCCAAGTACCAGTGCATGTCTAACAGACTTCAGTAAAAAATAATAAGCGTTTACTTAAGTCCATGTTTTGTCTACTTATATCAAGCCTGAACCGAACccaagaaaataaaacaaatagaaCATGGCATCCATAACACCGCAAGGCCAATGGGATCCTTTTGGGGGACGATCCAAAAGTTAATGTATGAAGAACCCAGCATGACATGCCTTCTCTCACAGAGTCAGTCCTCTTCCTGGACCGTTTGGGTCTGCGCTTGTCCTCCTCCAGGATCTTGTCGTCAAAGCCAATGAGCTCTATAGTCTCTGATTGGCTGGTTGGGCCCCCTGAGAACCACTCCGGCTCCTCTTCCGCGTCGTTCCTTCTCCTCTCACTGAACACACGCTTGTCCCCAAAGTCTCGctgcagggggaaaaaataaatatatgacacaagtttggggtcacctggaaaacaagggcatttctataAAAACTTACACACAAAATTAGTTgactatttcctattcattttgcaagaCATTGAcatggttataaataatgattaatTGAAAATGTCCTTCAAACTTggctttcatcaaagaatcctcaATTTGCCACAGCGTCAATTTGCCACaacgtccacagggtatggcgttgcaaaatggagcgatagccttccttcttcaagatcccttttatcCTGTGCAAATcttccactttaccaccaccaaagcacccataaaccatcacattgcctccaccatgcttgacagatggcgtcaagcactcctccagcatccttTCTGCATCTCACggatgttcttctttgtgatcttaACACCTCAAACTTAAgacgtctgtccataacacttttccccaatcttcctctgtccagtgtgttcctttgcccatcttaatcYtttctttttattggccagtttgagatatggctttttctttgcaactctgcctagaaggccagcatcccggagtcgcctcttcactgttgaccttgagactggtgttttgcgggtactatttaatgaagctgccagttgaggacttgtgaggcgtctgtttctctaaCTAGACACTCTGATAAACGCAGATATtccataaattaaaataaaaagcagtttccagctataatagtcacaacattaacaatgtctacacagtatttctgatcaatttgatgttatgttaatggaccattgtaccatctaaactgctgtgaaataRCCATAACtaaaaataatttattttcagctggtgtactaAACCTAAAGTAAAACGcacaaaaaataaacagaaatagcgCACAGACTAGATCACTTTCTCTTTTTACCCTAATTTTATCAGAAAGTCttaagacttgctttcaatgagaatgagatctataactcacatttctaccTAAATTTGGTCAGGATACATATTGRAGCTTTAAAGAGGAAATAATGGAGCCTACACAGCTCCGGATGATTGTCATTTAGATTGATTACCGCAGAACGTATGCCTCCCCMTGAGGCACAAGTAACTGCCATTTTGTGGGGTCGGTACATACTGATAGAATATCCCTAAAAGGATAAATAGTTTCAATTGAATGCAGATCAGGAATCAACAGACACTAACCCGGAACCTCTTATCTTTGAAGTCCCGTTCCTTCTCCATGCGGGGTTCCCTCTCGAAGCCTCGCGCCGCCATGATGCGGCCACTGCCAATGCGCCGCGCCCCACCCAGCCGGAGACTCTCGTTCTCCTTATTCTCCAGGGGGCTGATGGGGCGGCGGGTGGGTGCAGGCAAAGCATTGCCAACACAGCCCCCTCCAAAGCTACGACGCTGGGGGCTGAGCACCACGTCCAGGTCATCCTCCTTTAGTCGCTCGCGGGGATCTGACAGCGTCACAAGGCACAAACATAACATTCACTATAATGCTTCATGTTGTATTTTAAAAAGCATAGTAAGTGTAAGCAATTTGGTACATCTAAGGGTAGCCAAATTAATTTGAGCTCAAAACCCCTCAACCCTTATTGAATATGCAATAGACAATTTTAAATGTATGCCACAGGCATTTGAATATCAGCTAtgaatataaaacattatttatttacctGCAATTCTACGTTTTAGAGGGACCCTATCATCCACAAAGTCCTTCTTATATCCATCCACAGGAGAGCTGCACTCTGAGGTGGGGTACAGCGAGGCATGCCACTTCTCGGGGTCCCAAACACCATCACTGTGGTCCAAAAATAAGACCAAACCAGAGGGACAAACTCAAKAGTTAGCATAGAACCAGCATGATTGGCTAAGACTAAGCTTTGTAGGGTGTCAAGTTAATCCAAAGTGTGACAAAGGAAAACACTCACCTGTCATATTTTTCAGAAAGACAGTCTGGCCTTTCATTAGAAATTGGGAAATCTTTTATCTCCAAAAGCTGCTCCTGTAAGAAATACACATTGTGAACCTAAGTCCATGAAGCAATCTAATAACTTGCACATCTATCAACATCTCCAAATACCTTGGTGTATCTGTAAGGGGATGGTCCTGTTGATTCCTTGACCACTTGGTCTTTCACCACCACTGTGTCACCATTCTCCTGCTCCTCTACACAAGCATCCTCCTCTACACAAGCATCCTTTTCCATGACTCTTTTAGGGGGCTAAACCAATGTATAGCTTCTGAGACTAGTagttgacctgttgaaaaacgaCATGCTGTTATGATATAACCCTCACAGGCTTACcaaaagtaattacaattcatAAACATAAAAGTAATTATATATTGCTCAGGAAGACTGCTGATAAAGTACGTGCAAAGAAATTAAAACAGCGTATTGGCACACTTTTAAAATGTAGTTTGTGTAGTAATATCGATACAATAGTTAAACGCAACAAGCTAAGACCAATGAAGTTAATCGAAAAATCTAACGTTATACCTWAACACATTAAGCACCGAGGTATATGAACGACATTAGCGCAAGGGCTTCGACGTGGACTGGTGATAAAATCCGACTCAACCAATTTGCCAAAGGAAGCTGGCCTGGCAATATGTCTTCCATACCTGAGCGGCACAGGCAAACTAAGTCATAGCAATTAAGTAGCTAAATTGGCTACCATTAGCATGCTAGGAAACTGGCCAGAATTAGTCAGCAAGCTGTCAATCTAGTGGAAGTAGTTAAGTTAGCATATTTGCGTAGTTAACTAGCTAATTGACAAAACTGCGTTGGTAGATGTAGCTAATGCATATGTTGATGCCAACTTACAAGACCGGCGTCAAATCTTCGATGGACGGCTGACAATTAACTAAATTACACGACCGTCGTGTTTGGTTTACTGGTAACTAGTTAGcgaacattagctagttagctgccaaaactttagtttagCTAGTTAGCCTGAAAGCCGACTTGTCGGCTAATCTGATAGCTAGTTAACGTTTGTGTTCGGCTATTCAATTGATAAACGCCGAGTACATATGTAACGTtaaccaagcaaacaaacacgCCATCATATCACTCTGGATAAATTGCAGATACGTATATATGTAGAAGGTATCCATTAACTTACAATGCTGTTTAGAAAACGMTTGAAGCCGACTCAgaagctagctacgtttgctagctaaGCTAGCTCTATggctagttagccagctagttTGCTGGAGATAAAGCCTTCCAATAAGTGCGATACGTTTTTCTAAACAGCTAGGGTTGTTATTTTGGCCAACGCCCGTGATATATCTACGAACCGAAATCCAAACGTATACTAGCGTCTTCCTGGGATTGTATTCGAATGTCGAAATATACTTCTCTTCGGTCTCTTTTCTCAGTCGTAGCAGTGATTTTTCTCCGATCACCGCTTCTGAATGAGGGTCCTTCGTAGGATTATATAGTGCCCATCACTAGTGCCTTACTCAAACATAGGAAAATATTATAAATCATTCATTTAAACCATTACTGTCTTTGACATAGTCTCTTTTGACTACGAAATGAATATATATGAATTTAGATTAAATATCAACGACTGCTTGTATTTTACGATTGAGTAATTTTATATCAGGCATTATGTATGGCTAGCTAATTGTTGACATTACATAGCGGATCGATGAAAGCCCAAACTGATCGATAATTGTCATACTTTCAATGTAATTTTAAACAAACTAGCCCTTTCCTTAATTAATAATTTGACGTATAGGCCAACCAAATGCCACTCAAAACATccaccttttttatttatttgtaaatgaTACCATACCCTGTCATTTTAGGGTAAAATTCGATGTGCTTTACATCACGCTCATCAGTTCAGTATTTGTACAGAGGGTTGCTACAGTAACGTTTGCAAGACAACACGAGGTCACTGTGAGTGGTGGTAACTTCACCGTCATTGGTTCCACCATAAAGATCCGCATGTTTATTAATTCCACTGGGTATGACAGAAGCATCAAacaatttgttaaaaataaattagATTAATCCCACAAAGATAGCTAATTTAACAGGTGTGGTGATACTGATGATTTTGGGCACAGATGGTTTGTWTACAAAGCAGTCYGGATAATTAACGtcgcaggttaggataattaacgtggcaggttacgagaactaacgcagcaggatATGtgaattaatgtagcaggttatgAAAAAGTGTTAGAGTTAGCTAATGCTTCGGTTGTCAACAGCTGTTTTCCCCGACACGACCACTGGATGGAGATGTAGGCCTACCCCATCTAACCACAACAGAGGAAACGTAAACAAACCATATGTGGCGACAAATCACAGAGGAAAAGGCTAAACGAGAGGGTTTACTCAGCCCAAAAAATGTCAGCGAAAATAAAACCGCGAGTGTTGAATTTGTTCAACgaaaatgtaatggcttattttctacctgaggtttatttgatcgaatagaagtttcgtaatgcttaaatTGTTACGCGTATACTGATATAAGTTggacacgtgacatcccagcaactttgagaaaaaaaacactttaaattCGAGTTGTCTCGAGATGGTTTAGCGTCGTATTCATGTAATGTGGCTGTAGCATATAATCTCTCgtcattgaatacaggcggttgaagttaacaaccctcatcgaatattaaaaacaaattacaataaatagatgtatccaccaatccaaagaataGGCGGGAACTAGACAGCCAGCCGTGCCACTTTGTgaacaacgactcccattgttagggcgaagAGACATGTAGTCTTGTCAGTTTTCCATAATCTTTGGTTTGAttaaaacatctctggtgggaaatgCATATTGTTTTAGGCAGATTTGAGGTTATTCGCATGAAAATCGGCCCCAAATTggttggaaacctagctatagacgtGAAACTAGTTAGGGAATTAAGAAAATGTAATGGTAGCTACGTTATTAATATGAAGATAATGAAAGGGTGATTTCTG
Coding sequences within:
- the LOC111964063 gene encoding eukaryotic translation initiation factor 4E transporter isoform X3, which gives rise to MEKDACVEEDACVEEQENGDTVVVKDQVVKESTGPSPYRYTKEQLLEIKDFPISNERPDCLSEKYDSDGVWDPEKWHASLYPTSECSSPVDGYKKDFVDDRVPLKRRIADPRERLKEDDLDVVLSPQRRSFGGGCVGNALPAPTRRPISPLENKENESLRLGGARRIGSGRIMAARGFEREPRMEKERDFKDKRFRRDFGDKRVFSERRRNDAEEEPEWFSGGPTSQSETIELIGFDDKILEEDKRRPKRSRKRTDSVREVECNGGLAEEPEQVVKDSHSTADQEVPHPAVLPEQTSGDFDFNEFFNLEKTMPGLASVSPGEHCMFKMIEDVLGEGPVSASRFSRWFSSNLSPSGSHSSSLRSTPHEELERLAGQDPRCTSPSQMGPVPYFTPIQSVEHRDKVDILELLHKAKIDLKPLLSSLNVNKQRLQQSTNSGVVLSLEEVEGGLKGLNVGSEQKHQSHRKLHQNPHRGGIRGNTSSGTPFMAEHLEQALTGGVGPSAGPPRSQARDPDMSAFNKLVSSMKLNQPTDPAIVPLPEATVPAPSQKNVFQELLGAQGPPRSGSPTLHSVLGSTDAPPPPGPGLQHRGPSPPLFLQRAPLPDYFHGRMRPPAGYPVGAAPMMGEQFPDMHRSLSPGHGPTLHQQQMRALSMAVDQADLEALINQQDLALHAHNAFQTGYNKLPPNKVYQHNRMNRSPGPGTHPAGRHSPGNTVTSMLSPSFVPTSVIRKMYETKEKSRDEPGSRPDSKEGBSQEDRRSPSSFLDGIGSSGSQLGGVKASQARQHVQDRPRPGSAGHPCPIYPIPLLSHGHVPMVRPPPPQLHPSLVQRMLAQGIQPQQLGPALMQAGIFPQHVDLAQLQGLPPALLGQPLYPLGATGHPLLPPRASNHMQLMQHQPRPMHPSVPGHQSQNLGPHRTSHSQQHGGSPTGVGGAGLSKWFGSDVLQQPLPSMPAKVISVDELEFEP
- the LOC111964063 gene encoding eukaryotic translation initiation factor 4E transporter isoform X1; translation: MEKDACVEEDACVEEQENGDTVVVKDQVVKESTGPSPYRYTKEQLLEIKDFPISNERPDCLSEKYDSDGVWDPEKWHASLYPTSECSSPVDGYKKDFVDDRVPLKRRIADPRERLKEDDLDVVLSPQRRSFGGGCVGNALPAPTRRPISPLENKENESLRLGGARRIGSGRIMAARGFEREPRMEKERDFKDKRFRRDFGDKRVFSERRRNDAEEEPEWFSGGPTSQSETIELIGFDDKILEEDKRRPKRSRKRTDSVREVECNGGLAEEPEQVVKDSHSTADQEVPHPAVLPEQTSGDFDFNEFFNLEKTMPGLASVSPGEHCMFKMIEDVLGEGPVSASRFSRWFSSNLSPSGSHSSSLRSTPHEELERLAGQDPRCTSPSQMGPVPYFTPIQSVEHRDKVDILELLHKAKIDLKPLLSSLNVNKQRLQQSTNSGVVLSLEEVEGGLKGLNVGSEQKHQSHRKLHQNPHRGGIRGNTSSGTPFMAEHLEQALTGGVGPSAGPPRSQARDPDMSAFNKLVSSMKASGTLPTHPKANQVNSNLNQPTDPAIVPLPEATVPAPSQKNVFQELLGAQGPPRSGSPTLHSVLGSTDAPPPPGPGLQHRGPSPPLFLQRAPLPDYFHGRMRPPAGYPVGAAPMMGEQFPDMHRSLSPGHGPTLHQQQMRALSMAVDQADLEALINQQDLALHAHNAFQTGYNKLPPNKVYQHNRMNRSPGPGTHPAGRHSPGNTVTSMLSPSFVPTSVIRKMYETKEKSRDEPGSRPDSKEGBSQEDRRSPSSFLDGIGSSGSQLGGVKASQARQHVQDRPRPGSAGHPCPIYPIPLLSHGHVPMVRPPPPQLHPSLVQRMLAQGIQPQQLGPALMQAGIFPQHVDLAQLQGLPPALLGQPLYPLGATGHPLLPPRASNHMQLMQHQPRPMHPSVPGHQSQNLGPHRTSHSQQHGGSPTGVGGAGLSKWFGSDVLQQPLPSMPAKVISVDELEFEP
- the LOC111964063 gene encoding eukaryotic translation initiation factor 4E transporter isoform X2, which gives rise to MEKDACVEEDACVEEQENGDTVVVKDQVVKESTGPSPYRYTKEQLLEIKDFPISNERPDCLSEKYDSDGVWDPEKWHASLYPTSECSSPVDGYKKDFVDDRVPLKRRIADPRERLKEDDLDVVLSPQRRSFGGGCVGNALPAPTRRPISPLENKENESLRLGGARRIGSGRIMAARGFEREPRMEKERDFKDKRFRRDFGDKRVFSERRRNDAEEEPEWFSGGPTSQSETIELIGFDDKILEEDKRRPKRSRKRTDSVREVECNGGLAEEPEQVVKDSHSTADQEVPHPAVLPEQTSGDFDFNEFFNLEKTMPGLASMIEDVLGEGPVSASRFSRWFSSNLSPSGSHSSSLRSTPHEELERLAGQDPRCTSPSQMGPVPYFTPIQSVEHRDKVDILELLHKAKIDLKPLLSSLNVNKQRLQQSTNSGVVLSLEEVEGGLKGLNVGSEQKHQSHRKLHQNPHRGGIRGNTSSGTPFMAEHLEQALTGGVGPSAGPPRSQARDPDMSAFNKLVSSMKASGTLPTHPKANQVNSNLNQPTDPAIVPLPEATVPAPSQKNVFQELLGAQGPPRSGSPTLHSVLGSTDAPPPPGPGLQHRGPSPPLFLQRAPLPDYFHGRMRPPAGYPVGAAPMMGEQFPDMHRSLSPGHGPTLHQQQMRALSMAVDQADLEALINQQDLALHAHNAFQTGYNKLPPNKVYQHNRMNRSPGPGTHPAGRHSPGNTVTSMLSPSFVPTSVIRKMYETKEKSRDEPGSRPDSKEGBSQEDRRSPSSFLDGIGSSGSQLGGVKASQARQHVQDRPRPGSAGHPCPIYPIPLLSHGHVPMVRPPPPQLHPSLVQRMLAQGIQPQQLGPALMQAGIFPQHVDLAQLQGLPPALLGQPLYPLGATGHPLLPPRASNHMQLMQHQPRPMHPSVPGHQSQNLGPHRTSHSQQHGGSPTGVGGAGLSKWFGSDVLQQPLPSMPAKVISVDELEFEP